Proteins from a genomic interval of Actinomycetota bacterium:
- the neuB gene encoding N-acetylneuraminate synthase yields the protein MMTARVKIGDKLVGEGEPVFVVAEVGSNHDRKLGQAKRLIDAAADAGADAVKFQTFLADKLVAKISPKAGYMKKVSEKESAYEIFKRIELPREWHPELVRYAKKRGLIFLSSPFDEEAVDLLDGLGVPAFKVASGELTNLPFIRYMAKKRKPMIVSTGAATMGEIWEAILTIKRAGNERIVLLHCTANYPVAEEDANLLAINILRKEFKLPVGYSDHTLGIAAPLAAVALGAVIVEKHFTLSRKLRGPDHFYSIEPNELKAMVKGIRAVEKMMGTPTKKTVKAEQEIRKLARRSIFAKVDIPVGIVIQKEMLTILRPAIGLEPKYLERVVGKKSRVYISQYKPITWDKIK from the coding sequence ATGATGACCGCGAGGGTGAAAATCGGTGATAAGCTCGTGGGCGAAGGCGAGCCCGTGTTCGTAGTTGCTGAGGTTGGGTCAAACCATGACCGCAAGCTCGGGCAGGCGAAGCGTCTGATCGATGCAGCGGCGGATGCCGGTGCAGATGCTGTCAAATTCCAGACATTTCTAGCGGATAAGTTAGTGGCGAAAATATCTCCGAAAGCCGGCTACATGAAAAAAGTGAGCGAGAAGGAATCGGCATACGAAATTTTTAAGCGGATAGAGCTCCCCCGAGAGTGGCACCCCGAACTTGTGAGATACGCGAAAAAGAGGGGTCTGATTTTCTTATCCTCGCCATTCGATGAGGAAGCTGTCGACCTTCTTGATGGGCTTGGCGTCCCCGCTTTCAAGGTGGCGTCCGGGGAATTGACAAACTTGCCTTTCATCAGATACATGGCCAAGAAGAGAAAGCCGATGATAGTTTCTACTGGCGCGGCCACCATGGGCGAGATCTGGGAAGCGATATTGACGATTAAGCGGGCGGGAAACGAGAGGATCGTCCTGCTTCATTGTACGGCGAATTACCCGGTTGCGGAGGAGGATGCGAACCTCCTCGCGATAAACATCCTGCGAAAGGAGTTCAAGCTCCCCGTTGGCTACTCGGACCACACGCTTGGGATAGCCGCGCCCTTGGCAGCGGTTGCTCTCGGTGCAGTAATAGTTGAAAAGCACTTCACACTCAGCAGGAAGCTACGGGGGCCGGACCACTTCTATTCCATAGAACCAAATGAACTGAAAGCGATGGTGAAGGGCATCAGGGCAGTGGAAAAAATGATGGGTACACCGACAAAAAAAACCGTCAAAGCCGAGCAGGAAATCCGTAAGCTGGCAAGGCGGAGCATATTCGCTAAAGTGGACATTCCCGTAGGCATCGTTATCCAAAAAGAAATGCTCACTATTTTAAGGCCAGCAATCGGGCTTGAACCCAAGTACTTGGAGAGGGTGGTTGGCAAAAAATCGAGGGTTTACATCAGTCAATACAAACCCATCACGTGGGATAAGATAAAATAA